The Oreochromis niloticus isolate F11D_XX linkage group LG18, O_niloticus_UMD_NMBU, whole genome shotgun sequence DNA window gatgagaccaaaatggaactttttggccaaaatgcaaaacgctgtgtggcagaaaactaacactgcacatcactctgaacacaccatccccactgtcaaatatggtggtggcagcatcatgctctgggggtgcttctcttcagcagggacagggaagctggtcagagttgatgggaagatggatggagccaaatacagggcaatcttggaagaaaacctcttggagtctgcaaaagacttgagactagggcggaggttcaccttccagcaggacaacgaccctaaacataaagccagggcaacaatggaatggtttaaaaccaaacatatccatgtgttagaatggcccagtcaaagtccagatctaaatccaatcgagaatctgtggcaagatctgaaaactgctgttcacaaacgctgtcgatcttatctgactgagctggagctgttctgcaaagaagaatgggcaaggatttcagtctgtagatgtgcaaagctggtagagacataccctaaaagactggcagctggaattgcagcaaaaggtggttctacaaagtattgactcaggtggctgaataattacgcacaccccactttgcagttatttatttgtgaaaaatgtttggagtcatgtatgattttcgttccacttctcacatgtacaccactttgtattggtctttcacgtggaattccaataaaattgattcatgtttgtggctgtaatgtgacaaaatgtggaaaagttcaagggggccaaatacttttgcaagccactgtatgacACAGTTTATGTGAACATCATGAAAGATGCAGGCCCTTTCCATATACACACAGAGGGTAAAATAAGTATTGAACACCTCACTAATTttctaagtaaatatatttctaaggGCTCTATTGATatgaaattctcaccagatgTCGTTTATAGTTTCCCCACACAAGAGGCGTCTTGAAGCTGCAATCACCAATGAAGGCTTTTGTACAAAGCATTAAATTAATTTCAGTATGTACAATGCTTTGTCCCTCTATCATTTCCCATTACTTCACATAATTTATGACCATCTGTGATTTGATGTTGttgcatgtgtggattggaAGGGTTTTTACTGAcatctggtgagaatttcatgtcaGTAGCACCTTTAGAAATGTATTTACTTAGACAAGTGCTGACATGTTCAACACTTATTTTACCCGCTGTTCATACAGTGGGTAACAAATACAGAGGTGTGAAAAAGTCTTTCATCtcattcctgtttttttttttttttgtatgtttgtcacacttagaTGTTTCAGATCGTCAAACGAATTTAagtattagacaaagataaaacACGCAAACgcaaactgcagtttttaaatgaaggTGGGGGCAGGGGGAATTACCCTAAGAGCGCAGCGACAACTCATACAAGAGATTACAAAAGACCTAACAATAAACATTTAggaactgcattttgtgtttacttgtgttatctttgtctgatatttacatttgtttgatgggaaaaaaaaaaatacactgaatATCAGGAAGAGTGCTGGTGATTACCTAAATAAtttttgttgtaatttttttatcCACCAGTATGCATAAGTGCTTCaaacttacaaaaaaaacaactaaaacataattaaacaaaTTCTCCATTTCACttttagaaattaaaaaaataataagaaaaaacaaacaagtactTTATTTTGTGATAAAGAtgtcaaattacagttatttacttgcattcctgaacagaaaatTTTGTTTTGAAGGTTGAATGTTTGAGTGCATTTGCCTTATAAATAAAacggttttttgttgttgttttaaacacatttttgacaAATTTCTAAAACATTTGTGCTTTCTTGTTTTTAGTACTGTTAATCTCTGTATAGACAAACCAAGGAGCTCGTGTTTACACAAACGCAGagcaaataagaaaaacaaaagagcgAGTCAGACCAGAGAGATTAAGCTGCTCTTTATGATCCCTCTGACAACAACCACTAAGCGGCTCTGATGGAAAAATGAACAAAGACAACAAAGGCTCACTGTCATGTTAAagactgtactgtatatataaGATGGCTGtagccactgtgacatcatccGCTAGTTAGaacagctttttttatttttttaaacttgagctACACTTTTTCGCCATTGCCATTTGGCCTTTTCACTATAAAACTGAGGGATGTTGGACACCAACAAGGACCATAACTTACAAAATAAAGACGCAATATTAACTAAGGCTGAGAACATGAACACATCAGGGAATCGTCTCTTGATGTTACAAAAAGGGACATTTTCCTATAAACTTCCATAAGACTGGCAAACACTaaagtcgccccctgctggtcattagaaTAAATACAGGTTTAGGGTATGCCCATCTTTCAAAACAGTTTACAAAATCTTGTGGTAGTGGCGTCTCCGCAGCTTTAAGTGAAATGATAGTGACAACACAGACTCACTAacttttacaatcagttatactTGGAcactcactgacacacattttACAGCTGCCGTTCAAATATAAGAgagcttctgtcaaagtgtgacAACAGTAAAATTCGGCTTTGTTCTCAGGACTGCTCGAGTAAGTTCTAGGTTCTGGGGACGCAGGAGGACTTTTCACTTTGTCCCCAGTTTCCATAATAAAAGGAACCCACACTGTAGTTTTTCCTCAGCAAAGTAAAACGAGCAGAGATCTTCTTTCCGTCGTTCAGTGTGATGAATGGGTTTGGGAAAACAGATTTATGCCATCATATCAAAGTCATCCCGctgcaaaagaaacacagtACTGAGTTTCAAGGCATCAGAATTAGGATTCAGTCCTGAAAACTGTCGATTTAAGTAACAGATAACCATTAATAACTGAAATATGTACATACAAACTCTGACAAATCACTCACCTCTTCATTGTAATTCATCACGTGCTGCTTGATCTTCGAGGAGTCCACCCACGTGACGAAATCTTCCATAtttcttacatttaaaaaagttaCAGTAATAGTGTCAGCATTTTCACATGTGGAGTATAATGAAGCATCTGTGTCAAAGGTCTTCTGTGGTATGAAAGTGTTGGTAAAGATATTGTGAGAAGACTAAATACCCAGAGACCAACCTTGTGACTAGAAACGCTGGGTCTGTAACAACATCCGGGCCAACACGCACATCTGTGACTGAGTCAAGGACAACACTGAATCTATTTTTATCCTTGAATGAAGACAAATCTGAAGTGTTAACCATAACAATTTACAGTAACACAGCAGTCAAGGATACGTCCTTGTTCGATGAAAGTAATTGCCGTCTTCAGGTTCTGAGCCATACGAAGATTCACCATGATGCTGGGCAGCCGCCTCCTGCAGGAATCACACAGACATAAAGTATACATAGAGGCTTGCATTTATACACAGCACTGTATAAAAGCCGCGAGCCATCTCtcatttcttaatattttgcTAGGAAGATGGGAAATACATGCAGAGATTTAATGAaacgtgcaaacatacatggaaatacaattCCAACAAGCTTGAAACTCAAAATTTGAACACTGCTTTATGCTTCAACatagctttcttgtcatttctttaagtagtgtTCAGGAATATTTCTCCATGCTTCTTGaagaacattcaaagctcttctttggatgttggctaccgtctgttctgttctctgttaaGATGATCACACACTGAGATCCAGGCTCTGCACTCAACGACTGCATAGTTTGTTCTTCTATCCAAGTACGGATAGAAGCATTGGCTGACAAATGAAGCCGGTGCCAATCACCTGTTTTCCAGGTGGTACtacatggtggatcaaaatctgatggcagTTTTTTGTGTTCATCATTGAAtgaattttgacaagatccccaacgccactggctgaaatgcagcctcaAAGACAGAAGTAACAACAGTGCCTTTATGCATGAAGGATTCATAATTCAGTGTTAAATGGcttagcaaaacaaacaaacaaacaaacaaaaacacattgctCTAAAAATtatcaggtacaaggactggactaagaatgagtgaaaaagtagcCAATGTCCAATAAGGAACTTTCAGAAAGCTTGTAGAActttgctcaagaccactttacaaaaaatacatgaaattcTGGCTCAacagaagcaaaatataaaaaaatgaggagcagctccagacttttgcacagtactgtacactTAATGGGTTgaagataaaaacataaatgtaCCTGCAGAATGAAGAAGCTGTGACTTTCTCTGTGAGGGACAAATTCTGTCTGGTGGGGATGAGACCAATGCTGTATCTGAGGTGAAGGAAGAAAAAGATTCTCAGTGTAATATCAACAAAGGTTTagaaaacaataaacaacaaagCAATCAAAATCAAATCTGCTCAAAACCAAAGAGGAAACAAGCGCAGAGTTAAAAGATCTCAGTTTAAATGAACATTAAGAGGATTTTATCCAAAGGAAGTACATATTAAATAACTGTATAATATCCAAAACCGTACAGTTTCTCCAGTAATCGATGTGTGCTCTGTGCTCTGACGCCATCTTTCTCATCCAGGTCTCTGATTTTTCTGGCCAGGTCTCTGACATTCCGACTGAGCTTGTTGTACCTGAGGCACAGGAGGAAAAATGTTATAGTGTCTGTGTGATTCGTAAATATCAGCTGAAATACGgtatattaatgtttttatagTCTATGCAGTGTAAGTAACCGATGCTAAAAGCAAGCTAGCAGCCACAGACTCACTTGGTGTAGTCCTCCCTTTTCTCGATGTGATACTTCCGCAACACCTTGACCTCGTGCAGGTTGTTGTCCACCTCCCAGTTGATGAAGTCGACCTTCTTCAACAACTTCTGTTCGTGATACTTTAATTTACGAACCATTTTCACAGCGTTTCACACCACCTCTGGTTTCTGGAGAAACAGGAAGCACGTGcagttatttttcttcttcgtcATCGAGAACTGAAGGTGGTGGCCGGCAACAGCGCCCCCACCCCGCAACCTCAGCTATCATCGGTGCTACCgtgttttattgtaaaagaaACACCTCgtggttttttaaaataataatttttttaatactaaTGTAATAGTTTGCTTACTCCCAAATATCAAATGTGATTGGAAAGTCACTCTAGGTTGTTATTATTAGAGTTATAGAAATAACAGTAATTAAAGAATAAATGTACTTATGTAGCAAATCTGTTTTAAAGCAAGTTCCTTCGATGTATGAATTTTTAAATTACTGATAATAtctgaattattatttttacagccCAGTAAATGTCAGCAGATAGCTCTTGAATCACAGGGAGACTTGAAGTGCTTTAAAGGACTATTCCAGCGAAATATGGTGTAAAGCTGTGCATGTGAATATCGTTTTAGTGATTAGCCTTTGTTAGGgatatttattacattttattatgtatatttaaaaaaatctattacaTATGTTGAGGACAAAAGAGGGGCCTTTGGTGTGAAACTGCTGCCCCCTCGGTGTATTCTTGTTTACTTTGTCATATTTCAGC harbors:
- the imp3 gene encoding U3 small nucleolar ribonucleoprotein IMP3 gives rise to the protein MVRKLKYHEQKLLKKVDFINWEVDNNLHEVKVLRKYHIEKREDYTKYNKLSRNVRDLARKIRDLDEKDGVRAQSTHRLLEKLYSIGLIPTRQNLSLTEKVTASSFCRRRLPSIMVNLRMAQNLKTAITFIEQGHVRVGPDVVTDPAFLVTRNMEDFVTWVDSSKIKQHVMNYNEERDDFDMMA